The Tolypothrix sp. PCC 7712 region GGTATCTAACACAATACCTTTGTAATCATCAAATAAAGCATGATCTTGGTAGAAAACCGCAGAATCTTGAGTAATCGGATCGATTAAGCGACCTAGTGCTGACCAAGTTTTACCATAGAAGGAATGAGCATGAGCCGCCGCCACTACATCTGGACGGGCTTCGTGAATTTGGGAGTGAATAGCATAAGCTGCTTGATTGAGTGCGCCGTTACCTTGAACAACTTCACCTTCAGCGTTCACCAAGATTAAGTCAGAAACGCGCACGCGGCTGAAATGAATCCCAAAAGGATTTACCCAAAAATGATCGGTAAGTTCAGGATCGCGGGCTGTGATGTGTCCTCCTAATCCTTGAGCAAAACCTAAGCGGGCAAAAATCCGTAAAGCTGCTGCTAACCGTTCTTTGCGATGACGACGCTCTGTTTCTGTGGAGGTAAAGGTTGGTGGTTTAAGAAGAGTACCATTGCGGACGATGGAAGTTTGTACCATGATTCTCGATTCCTATGAATAGAAGATTATCTAAAATCAATACAGCCATAAAACAGCCTGATATATGAGGCGTAACAATTCAAATGACTGCATCGTCAAACTATTGGCAGAATTATTTGATGAAATTTTTTAACAGACGCGATCGCACTGAATTAATAAAATCTTCCGGCTCATTACTATTTATCCAAAGTTAGGTAGGAAATTATCTAGCACAGCAACTCTTTAAACTCGGTTAGCAACATTTTTTATTAAACTACGGTAAGTCAGTCGAGCTACTGTATTTTATGCAATATGAACCTACCATAGTTCACCTCAAGAAGCAAGCTTAAGAATACTACCCCTTGTTTTTTATCGTCATGTATGCAAATCTCATATTTATAAACTACGGTTTATTGGTCAATTTACCGTATTTTGTGGCTTGAAAAACTCAAGATTAACTGTCACAGACTGGTTACCAAGGTTCTCAAAAACTTTGTCTAAGCCTAGCCATAAGAATTAAATTTCCAATTCCAGGAACTAGGCTCACCTTTTTCTTAAACCCTAGCTAATTATGAGCTAAAGACTATCCCACAGTTGCAGAAAATGTGTGGATAATCACAAATTTTAGATAGCGTAACACATCATTAAATTTTACGAACAGACAAAGAACAGACGCGAAATTACAACTGATAAATTCGCGTTACAAAAATTCAAGATTGGTAGATTAATCGGCTCTGTTCCACATCAGTGAACAACTCACACACAGGAGCAAAATATGACTGCTACTATTAGTCGTCCCGCTTGGACAATTGAATTTGAAAATGAAACAATTGATAGGCTAATTGATAAACACGCGCCCCATATTCCGAAAAAGCGCTTGCAAGAGCCAAAAGCGATCGCCACAGCCGAAGAACTAGAAAATTTCTACCATTTTCGTGTGGGTGGTGCAGCCCATGATTTATTTATTGTGCAAGTTGTCGCCAACGTTATTGATAAAATTCCCGATCCAGAATTGCAGTTATTTTTAAGTCGCCAGTTGGGTGATGATGGCGCACACGCAGAAAATACTCGTCGCCGTGTAGAAGCATTATTTGGTCACGATCCCATTGACGATATTCAAAAGCAAGTACAAAAGCATTGGGATTTTATGGGAGATATACTCCGACGTGGTTGGTTAGGCTTTTTAGCATTTGAACTGCATTATGAACATCATATTGTTGCCATTGGTTCATTAAATCGCCGTTTATCAAGGCTATACGATCCAGAATCCTCCAGCTTTGCAACAGCGAGAATTATCCCAGACGAAACATTCCACCGTGCAGGTGTTGCAGAGTGGTGGTTAGGTAAATTTGACAAAGCTTCGTCAACGGAAAAAGCTGAGTTAGCTGCACAGGTTATCGAAGCAGACGAAGAAGTGCAACGCCGTCGCAATCCCTATTTAAAAGAGCATGAAAAAGTTAGCCGTCGGGCGCTGGGTATTGAAGTTGAGAACACAGGTGTAATTTACGATACTTGGCGACAAGAAGTACTTTCTTACTTCCTAGATATTCCAGTTTCTCAATTACCCAAACTCGTCAGCATTGACGATTAAGACGCAATCTACAATACTTCAAGGAACCTATTATGGCTGCAACTTTAACTCGAAGCTGGAGTGTAGAGTTTGAAAAAGAAAACCTGGAAAAACTCTTTAGCCAGCACGCGCCACACGTACCATTAACTCGCGAACATCCCAGCCGTCCGCCAATTACAGAAGAGGAAAAAGAGCATTTCTATCAATATTGGGCTGCTACTGGTGGTCACGATTTATCTATTGTGCAAGCTGCAAGTAAGGCAATCTTATTGATTCCCGATCCAGATTTGCATTTAATTTTGAGCAGACAAATCGGTGATGACGGCGCACATGCGATCGCTTTTCGGGAAAGAGTCATTGCTCTAACTGGACGCGATCCGATCGACGATATCCGTAAAGAAGCCGAACGCCATTGGGAATTTCTCGAAGATGTACCCTATCGTAACTGGCTAGGATTTATTGCTTGGGAACTGCATTATGAGCATCATATTTTGCCCCAAGTTTGGTTTAATAAGCTGACATCAACAATTGGTGATGCAGTATTAGCCCAACAAAGTAGCGAGGAGGCGATCGCAAAGTATTACCTGTGACTGATGAAGTTCTCTCTGGCTTGCAAAATATGGCAGATAGCTTCTACGAACTCAAAGTTATTCCCAAGAAAATCGATGTCAAAGATAAAAATTTCAATTGGGTTCCTGACCAGAAATGGTAAAGCGTTTCTGAAGTAAAACAATATTCCATTGGTATTTTTGACGGTTGACTCTTCAATATGAAAGGTCAACCGTCAACGACTTTCAGCAGAATAATTTATTTTTTGGAGCCTCCTAACTTGCTTTTTATATTAATTTGTGGGAGATTACTTTTTATAAAATAGCAAATTTCTATCAAGTTACTGTAGTTTAGATAAGTAATTTTCTCGAAACTATGGTCTAGAGGTAGAAATCTGGCTTTTGCTCTGCGAATCAAGTGCTTGCTTATCAAGATTAAAAATGAGCCAAATTGTAGAAGAAGTTCTGACAGCTAATCTTACTTACACTCAAAACTTCGGCGATAAGGGTAATCTCACCATACCGCCAGCTCGTCGGTTTGCAATTCTCACTTGCATGGATGCGAGACTTGACCCAGCTAAATTTGCTGGATTAGCTGAAGGGGATGCTCATGTAATTCGCAATGCAGGTGGACGTGCTAGCGATGATGCAATTCGCTCTTTAGTAATTTCTTACAAACTACTTGGGACTCGTGAATGGTTTGTCATTCATCATACTAATTGTGGGATGGAAACCTTCACTAATGAAATTATGGGTAACTTACTTGCTAGTAGCCTCAAAACAGCCAAACTAGATGAAAATGGTTGGTCTGATATTGGGTCTGAATCAGGATCAAACGAAGGTAAGTTTATCAATTGGTTGACTATTGATGATCTAGCTCAAAGTGTTTACGCAGATGTGCAAAGGATTCGTTTACATCCGTTAGTTCCCCCAGAAATTCCTGTTTATGGTTATATTTATGATGTTAAAACTGGGCAATTAATTGAAGTACCTGAAGCCACAAAAGTTGGTCAAGCTAAGAAATAAATTTAGGGACTTTCAACTAAAAAAATATACTATCATAGTGTGGGCAGAGGGGCAGGGAGCAGGTGAGACCAGCCCCCGTCTTGGCGGTCTCCGTCACGATGGGGGACTGGCGAACCCGAAGGGGAGCAGGGGGAAAAATAAAAATATCTTCTTTCGGAAATGGGATAATTTTTTTCAGAAAATCCCTTAAATAATGTTTGCGGTACATCAATAATATTCTAGAGGGCATGGCATTGCCATGACCCTAAAATTTGTCGCATTCTTTTGTTGAAATTGGTATTAGTATCCTGCTTGTTTATTGACTACATTCCGTAAAGGTTGACCATTTCGGAAACGCTCTAAATTATCCAGAAATAAGGCGGCGATGCGCTCTTTTAATGCTGGGGAAATTGCGGAAGTATGAGGTGTAATTAAAAGGTTAGGTAACGACCATAGAGGGCTGTCTGATGGTAGGGGTTCAATAGAAACGGTGTCTAATGCAGCACCTCCAATCCATCCTTCAGTTAAGGCTTTAGTTAATGCTGATTCATCCACAACCGCACCCCGACCGACATTAATTAAATAACTATGATTAGGGAGCGATCGCAGTACTTTTTCATCAATTAAAGCTTTGGTTTCTGGTGTCAAAGGTGTGGCGACAACTAGATAGTCAACTTCTGGTAATAAGGCGTGCCATTCATTTTGACCAACAATTTTATCAAAATTTGGCAGAGCTTCTGGACGACGACGACCGCCCCAAACTCGCGTTCCGAATGCTTTCAGACGAGATGCGATCGCTTGTCCTATATTTCCAGTACCGAGAATTAATACAGTAGAATTTGCTAACTCTGGTAGTACTAACCAGCTTTTGCGCCAATGCTGCTGATCGTGAGCCGCTTGCAATTCTCGTAACTGCTTGGCGTGATAGAGAATCAAAGTCAAAACAAATTCCGAAATGGGAATTGCATGAACTCCTGCGCCATTAGTCAAGAGAATATCGTGTTCAAGAAAAGTGGGTGTGAGAATATGATTTACACCCGCACTAGGAGTTTGTTGCCAACGTATTCTCGGCGCAGTTTCTAGCACTTTATGTAGAGTCGTGGGCTTTAATTTAAAGCCATTGAGATAAACTTCTGCATCGCTGGGATCGCCATCAAAATTACCATCACTATCTACCCGGACAAATTTTGTATCTGATGGTAACTTTGGCTCAATTTCAGCAGTTAGCTCTATTGGTAAAATTAGTTTTGTCATTTGTCATTGGTCATTTGTTATTAGCTAAACTAGTAGTTCACCACACTAAATCCGATGGGCAAAAAACGAACCGCAAAGGCACGAAGTACACGAAGTGAGAAGGAAAGAAGAGAAATTTAAAATTTGATTTCCCCATCAAAATCAATGTGGTGAACCACTAGGCTGTGAAGTATATCAGCAGCCTAGTTGAAAAATATATGACTTATGAAAGCACGGGTTGTCGCTGTTCGGCTTTGTTTTTCAATACGGTTGGTAATTCGCTAGTTAAAGGCTCACCTTCGACTATTTGCGATCGGAAGCCATCGGGGCCAACGGGGATATCACCAGTAATAGTGGTGCGATAAAGTACGCGCTCGACTTCTATATGATCTAAATCTTGGGGTGCTAAATGTGCGGTGGCGCGGTTGTCCCAGAAGGCAATATCACCATTGTTCCAATGGAAGCGGGTGGTATAAGCAGGCTTTGTGATTTGATTGAAGAACAATTCTAGTAGTAAATCGCTTTCTTGAGGCGATACGTCTAGAATGTGGGAGGTAAAGCCAGGATTCACAAATAATGCACGTTCGCCTGTCTCTGGATGCACCCGCACGACTGGGTGAATGGAAACTTGGGGATTGGCGGCGATGCGTTTTGCAAGTTTGCTGCTGCTGGATAAACGCAAGCGTGCATTGAAGTGATGTTGTGCTTTTAATGTGTCTGCTAGCGCCTTCACTGGTGCGGATAGTCCCTCGTAAGCAGCAACTAAATTAGTCCACTGTGTGTCACCACCAAAGCTAGGGACGTTAACTGCACGCAAAATCGAGCCTGCTGGTGGGTTAACAACTGCTGTCACATCAGTGTGCCAACGGTTTTCATAACTGGAACGACGCAGACCGTTTTTCCGTTCGTAGCGGCTGCGGTCGATTGGTAAGATTTCGGCAAAGCCTTCGATTGGTTCATCCTCGTGGGGATGTGCATAAGTTACTTCGCCAAAACGAGATGTGAAAGCAATCTGTGCTGCGTGGTCAATGTTCTGATTGCGAAAAAATATGACTTTCCACTTCAATAATGCTTGGCGAATTTCGGCTACTGCTTTATCGGATAGAGGACGAGAAAGGTCTACACCACCGATTTCTGCACCGATGTGACCAGCTACTGGTTTGACTTCAATATGCTTGTTGCTCATAAAAATTCTCCAGAGGTTTACCTGGGTTTGTTTGCACTCGTCTACTTCTGTTGCAATACTGCTCGGTTAAGGATTTTTAACTCAGAATTTGGTTTGGGGAAAAGGTGAAAGGGTAAGGGTTAAAGGTTTTTTCTTGCCCCTTTTCCTCTTCCCCTTTTGCCCTTAACCGACAAGTATTGACTTCTGTTGCTATGAAGTGGAAGCGATCATTAGGAAGCGATCGCAACTTTCAATATAATACACTAACTCGATAAATTTACCGTATTATAAAATAATCCAACACAGTATTTCCCCTACCTCATCTCCTCATTCCCCAATTAACTTGGAGTTCACCATGTCAAGACCACGTTATGGTATTTGGGCACCTGTTGGTGGTAACTTTGGCCCTTTAGATACTCAAGAAGAACCCATCGATGCAAGTTATGAGCGATCGCGATCGCTAATTTTAGCAGCTGAACGCTTGGGATACGCTACAACTTTGGTGGCACAGCATCTCGCCAACCCACGCAGTTTAGAGTTAGAGCAGCTAGAAACTTGGACTGCTTCTGCAGCTTTAGCTGAGGCGACAGAAAAAATTGAAATTATCGCCGCCATTAAACCTTTACTATTCCATCCGGCTGTTCTAGCAAAGATGGCATTAGGGATAGATGCAATTAGTCGCGGACGTTTTGCCATCAACTTGATTAGCGCTTGGTTTCGTCCAGAAATGGAACGTACCAATATTCCCTTTCCTCCCCATGATGAACGTTATCGCTATTCTGGCGAATGGTTAAAAGTTGTCAGAGCTTTGTGGAGTGGGGAAAAGGTTAACTTTGAGGGAGAATATTTCAAAATCACAGATTTAAGCTTACGTCCTACTTCCATCGCCAAACCACATCCCCCAATTTACTTGGGAGGTGCATCCGATCCCGCCCAGATTTTAGCGGCTGAACAAGCAGATATATACTTTATCAACGGTCAGCCTATCGAAGATGTACGTCAGGTAATTAAACAAGTATTGAGCCGTCCGCGATTGCTACCTCAACCAGTGCGTTTTGGTTTATCAGCCTTCGTCATTGCTCGACCTACCGACGCAGAAGCCCAAGAGGAACTCCAGCGACTTACAGAACTCCAGAAACAGGAAGAACACTTAAAATTAAGCGTAGCGAAAGGTGTCGATCCAGATGCAGTCATGTTCCGACTCTTCGCTAAAAATCCCGCCGTTGGTGGTAATGGAGGCACAGCCGCAGGCTTAGTTGGCAGCTATGATACAGTTGCTACAAGAATTGCCGCTTTTTCTGATGCAGGTATCGATACATTTATGCTGCAATTCAATCCTTTTGTACGGGAAATGACCCGTTTTGCCGAAGAAATAATGCCACGTGTAAGGCATTTACAGCCTGTATAGGAAAATGGGTAATGGGTAATGGGTAATGGGTAATGGGTAATTGGTCATTAGTTATTTCTCCCTCATCCCCCTCATCCCCCTCATCTCCCTCATCTCTCTCATCCCCAATCCCCAGTCCCCAATCCCCAACCCCCAACCATCTACACAAGGAGACTAAATATTGTCCCAACTGCCAATACAATCTCTGACTTTATCCACCTCTCAAAAATCTTGGGTTTTGTTAGGTGTCGGATTAGGTGTATTCATGTCTACCCTAGATGTGGGCATTATCAATGTGGCATTACCCACTTTGGTGCAAAGCTTTCACACTAGTTTTCCTATGGCCCAGTGGGCTGTATTGAGTTATCAGTTAGTCAGTTCTGGTTTAGTTTTAGGCGCAACTCGTCTAGGGGATATGTGGGGCAAAAAACCCCTATATCAGGCAGGGGTGATTGTATTTACCTTGAGTTCATTGTTGTGTAGCCTTGCACCTAGCATTGAGTGGTTGATTGGCTTTCGGGCACTTCAGGGACTTGGTGCAGTATTTATCTCTGGCCTTGGTTTGGCAATTATCACAGAAGTCTTCCCAGCTTCCGAACGAGGTCGGGCGGTTGGCATTATTGGGAGTGTCGTGTCACTGGGGATTGCTTTTGGCCCTTCTGCTGGGGGGTTGCTGTTGAACTTGTCAGGTTGGCATAGTATATTCCTGATCAATGTCCCTTTGGGGATCATAGCTAGTTTCCTTATGGCGCGGTTAGTACCACCATCTACCCCTAGTGAAAGCAAACAAACATTCGACCCCTTAGGAGCCTTATTAGCTTTATGGACTCTGGGTAGTTTTGGGTTAGGTATGACCTTTGGGCAAAGTGAAGGCTTTAGCAGTATTAACACCATCGTATTACTTGCGATCGCAGCCCTCAGCTTTATCACTTTCCTGGTAGTAGAAGCTATTCTCGAGCAACCATTATTAGAATTGCACCTATTCCGCAATCTTCAGCTGAGTATGAGTTTGCTGAGTGGCTGGCTAGCGTTCACCGTAATTGGCGGTTCACTACTCATTACCCCGTTCTTTTTAGAGCGAGTGAAGAACTACCCAACAGTAAAAGTTGGGTTACTCTTAGCTTTTTCGCCTATACTTAGCGGATTAGTTGCTCCACTTGCTGGTATACTTGCAGACCGCTTTGGTGCAAAATTAATTAGTTCCCTGGGGCTGGGATTGATGATTGGTGGTTGTTTGGGTATCAGTACCTTTGATGCTCAAATTACTGAGTTGGGTTATATATCGCGTTATTTTATTTACGGTATTGGGCTAGGTTTATTTCAATCGCCCAATAACACCACTGTTATGAGTGCAGTATCTCGGGAAAGGCTAGGGATTGCTTCGGGACTACTCTCTTTATCACGCACATCCGGTAATACTGTAGGCGTTTCTCTGATAGGTGCAGTGTTTGGCGGCTTAATCGCCAGTGTAGCAGCAGGTGCAGATGTATCTGTGGCTCCTCCGGATGCGATCGTCACAGGCTTCCAAGCTACCTTTCGGTTTGCAGCGCTAATTCTTTGTATTGCTGCGGCTACTTCTGTGTTGAGATTACGTAATCAAAGTCAGTGAACTCCCCCAGCGTATGAGCAAATGTAGCTTCTAAATTTCTGCTCTAAAATTTTCAATAAGAGTGTTCCAAAAAATAAACGATCCAAAACCTGTCATTGCGAGCGAAACGGAGTGTAGCGTTCGCGTAGCGTCTCGCAGAGAAGCAATCTCAGCCCTTGCGATTGCTTCATTCCGCTTCGCTCCATTCGCAATGACAATTGAGCATTTTTTTACTTGGAGTACTCTAAATACTTTTTTCACTGCTGCTCATCGCCAATGTTTACTCTGAATAACGTATGGGAACCTCAGCATTCAACCATGCTAAAAATTTGTCATTAATATTAGTCGGTGATATCTCCGCAATGAAGTTAGTGTAACTAATGTGCTGGCTAATTAATTGTTCAATTTCATGGCGATAACCTGCTTGAGTTTTGACAATTAGCACGACTTCTGGCTCTTCTGTAATTTCCCCTTGCCATATATAAGCACAGGTAATCGGGAACCAATTAACGCAAACAGCTAGTTTTTGTTCTAACAAAGCACGACCAATCTGGCGAGCTTCATCTGTATTATTTAAGGTGATGTAATATAGTTTCATAGAAAAATATTTTACTATAAAATGCAAAATATAAATTTATTGCTGCGACCCTATCAAGAGCCAGATGAAGAACAAGTAATTAATTTATGGTATCGGTGTAATTTAGTAGTACCTTGGAATGACCCTAAACAAGATATTAAACTTAAAGTGCAAGTACAACCAGAGTTATTCTTTGTTGGGTTAATTGAAGATGAAGTTATTGCCACTCTCATGGCAGGATATGAAGGCCATCGTGGTTGGTTCAACTATTTAGCTGTAACACCAGAGTATCAACGACAAGGTATTGGTAAGTATATGGTTGAGCAAGCAACTATTAAACTCAAGTTATTGAACTGCCCAAAAATTAACATCCAGATCCGTAATTCCAATAAAGATGTTATTCAATTTTATGAGCATTTAGGATTCAAAATAGATGATGTTATAAGTATGGGCAAACGTTTGTAATTAGTAACAAGATTTTGTTGTGTGAATAGCTAAATATATCATCTTATTCAGGAAGTCGTAGAAATCAATATAACTGTATTAAGAAATATAAATGAGCTTGAAATCTTTATACCAATTTGAAAAAGAATGCGACAGATTGTAGGGGCAAGGCACTGCCTTGCCCTCTAGAATATATTGATGTGTCGCAAACATTATTTGAATTGGTATTACCAATGAGGAATGACGAATGACAAATGACTAAACTTACTTAAGGTTTCCAAATAGCATCTTTAACTTGAAATGTTTTAGGAATCAGCTTTTGACTGTAAAACAAATCAACTACTTGTTGTTGTTCAGCAATATATTCATCCTTCATTTCAAAGACACCAAAATAAGGACGATTTTTTAAAGAATATTCCAAAACCTCTGGCTTATATTTAGTTTCTACTGCCAAAAGTTTGGCAACTTCAATAGGATTAGCTTTCGCCCAATCTTCTACTTTTGTTTGTTCTTCTAAAACAATTTTGACTAAATCGGCGTGATTTTTAGCAAAATTTTCTGTGGCAATGTAAAAAGCGCGTTGAGGTGCGACATCAGAACCTCTAACTAATACACGCACGCTACCATTTAATTCTTTAGAAGCCAAATAAGGATCGCCAATAGGTAACGCATCGACATTACCACCTTCAAATGCTGTGGTACTATC contains the following coding sequences:
- a CDS encoding class II aldolase/adducin family protein, producing MVQTSIVRNGTLLKPPTFTSTETERRHRKERLAAALRIFARLGFAQGLGGHITARDPELTDHFWVNPFGIHFSRVRVSDLILVNAEGEVVQGNGALNQAAYAIHSQIHEARPDVVAAAHAHSFYGKTWSALGRLIDPITQDSAVFYQDHALFDDYKGIVLDTSEGKRIAEGLGNKKAAILRNHGLLTVGHTVDEAAWWFIRLEDATKSQLLAESVGKPIPIEHDLALSIQQRNGTHEAGWRAFQYLWDEITRDQPDLLE
- a CDS encoding beta-class carbonic anhydrase, which translates into the protein MSQIVEEVLTANLTYTQNFGDKGNLTIPPARRFAILTCMDARLDPAKFAGLAEGDAHVIRNAGGRASDDAIRSLVISYKLLGTREWFVIHHTNCGMETFTNEIMGNLLASSLKTAKLDENGWSDIGSESGSNEGKFINWLTIDDLAQSVYADVQRIRLHPLVPPEIPVYGYIYDVKTGQLIEVPEATKVGQAKK
- a CDS encoding D-2-hydroxyacid dehydrogenase, which codes for MTKLILPIELTAEIEPKLPSDTKFVRVDSDGNFDGDPSDAEVYLNGFKLKPTTLHKVLETAPRIRWQQTPSAGVNHILTPTFLEHDILLTNGAGVHAIPISEFVLTLILYHAKQLRELQAAHDQQHWRKSWLVLPELANSTVLILGTGNIGQAIASRLKAFGTRVWGGRRRPEALPNFDKIVGQNEWHALLPEVDYLVVATPLTPETKALIDEKVLRSLPNHSYLINVGRGAVVDESALTKALTEGWIGGAALDTVSIEPLPSDSPLWSLPNLLITPHTSAISPALKERIAALFLDNLERFRNGQPLRNVVNKQAGY
- a CDS encoding TauD/TfdA dioxygenase family protein is translated as MSNKHIEVKPVAGHIGAEIGGVDLSRPLSDKAVAEIRQALLKWKVIFFRNQNIDHAAQIAFTSRFGEVTYAHPHEDEPIEGFAEILPIDRSRYERKNGLRRSSYENRWHTDVTAVVNPPAGSILRAVNVPSFGGDTQWTNLVAAYEGLSAPVKALADTLKAQHHFNARLRLSSSSKLAKRIAANPQVSIHPVVRVHPETGERALFVNPGFTSHILDVSPQESDLLLELFFNQITKPAYTTRFHWNNGDIAFWDNRATAHLAPQDLDHIEVERVLYRTTITGDIPVGPDGFRSQIVEGEPLTSELPTVLKNKAEQRQPVLS
- a CDS encoding LLM class flavin-dependent oxidoreductase; amino-acid sequence: MSRPRYGIWAPVGGNFGPLDTQEEPIDASYERSRSLILAAERLGYATTLVAQHLANPRSLELEQLETWTASAALAEATEKIEIIAAIKPLLFHPAVLAKMALGIDAISRGRFAINLISAWFRPEMERTNIPFPPHDERYRYSGEWLKVVRALWSGEKVNFEGEYFKITDLSLRPTSIAKPHPPIYLGGASDPAQILAAEQADIYFINGQPIEDVRQVIKQVLSRPRLLPQPVRFGLSAFVIARPTDAEAQEELQRLTELQKQEEHLKLSVAKGVDPDAVMFRLFAKNPAVGGNGGTAAGLVGSYDTVATRIAAFSDAGIDTFMLQFNPFVREMTRFAEEIMPRVRHLQPV
- a CDS encoding MFS transporter encodes the protein MSQLPIQSLTLSTSQKSWVLLGVGLGVFMSTLDVGIINVALPTLVQSFHTSFPMAQWAVLSYQLVSSGLVLGATRLGDMWGKKPLYQAGVIVFTLSSLLCSLAPSIEWLIGFRALQGLGAVFISGLGLAIITEVFPASERGRAVGIIGSVVSLGIAFGPSAGGLLLNLSGWHSIFLINVPLGIIASFLMARLVPPSTPSESKQTFDPLGALLALWTLGSFGLGMTFGQSEGFSSINTIVLLAIAALSFITFLVVEAILEQPLLELHLFRNLQLSMSLLSGWLAFTVIGGSLLITPFFLERVKNYPTVKVGLLLAFSPILSGLVAPLAGILADRFGAKLISSLGLGLMIGGCLGISTFDAQITELGYISRYFIYGIGLGLFQSPNNTTVMSAVSRERLGIASGLLSLSRTSGNTVGVSLIGAVFGGLIASVAAGADVSVAPPDAIVTGFQATFRFAALILCIAAATSVLRLRNQSQ
- the cutA gene encoding divalent-cation tolerance protein CutA yields the protein MKLYYITLNNTDEARQIGRALLEQKLAVCVNWFPITCAYIWQGEITEEPEVVLIVKTQAGYRHEIEQLISQHISYTNFIAEISPTNINDKFLAWLNAEVPIRYSE
- a CDS encoding GNAT family acetyltransferase gives rise to the protein MQNINLLLRPYQEPDEEQVINLWYRCNLVVPWNDPKQDIKLKVQVQPELFFVGLIEDEVIATLMAGYEGHRGWFNYLAVTPEYQRQGIGKYMVEQATIKLKLLNCPKINIQIRNSNKDVIQFYEHLGFKIDDVISMGKRL